In Gossypium raimondii isolate GPD5lz chromosome 12, ASM2569854v1, whole genome shotgun sequence, a single window of DNA contains:
- the LOC105764603 gene encoding stress-response A/B barrel domain-containing protein UP3, which yields MGVLLLSLTMPHSFPIYPVISSTVYGGHGNGIMGRNRFTVISCANGNRQRERNLLRRREVVEHICLLKANKNISEDEEKEMLDYLYTSQYQMRGMVAISLGQISGEAKEDYTHAVFMRFGSKEDLAKLYENPPYLQVMKKHVLPYCHGLMNVDYESEVEDDILHIFRKGEEYNYGVEFVLLIAFVEAAIGEAVEDALMSLQELTEEHPSLILQCTQGSNFNSKTSEEYTHGAVMRFRSSEAFEIFLSSSRYRDVWESKLQPIARKTLAIHFCVDPVGTEIM from the exons atgGGGGTTCTACTTCTTTCTCTGACAATGCCTCACTCCTTCCCCATTTATCCTGTAATTTCTTCCACTG TTTATGGAGGACATGGAAATGGAATAATGGGGAGGAATCGATTTACTGTAATTTCTTGTGCTAATGGTAATAGGCAGAGGGAGAGAAACCTCCTTCGCAGAAG GGAGGTGGTGGAGCACATTTGTTTGCTCAAAGCAAACAAGAATATATCTGAAGATGAGGAGAAGGAAATGTTGGATTATCTTTATACATCCCAATATCAGATGCGTGGAATGGTTGCAATATCTTTAG GCCAAATATCTGGTGAAGCTAAAGAAGATTATACTCATGCTGTCTTCATGCGTTTCGGAAGCAAGGAAGACCTAGCAAAGTTGTATGAGAACCCTCCCTACCTGCAAGTTATGAAGAAGCATGTACTTCCTTACTGCCAT GGGCTGATGAATGTGGATTACGAATCTGAAGTGGAAGACGATATCCTTCATATATTTCGTAAAGGAGAG GAGTACAACTATGGTGTTGAGTTTGTGCTTCTGATTGCATTTGTTGAGGCTGCTATTGGTGAAGCTGTGGAAGACGCTTTAATGTCTCTTCAGGAGCTTACTGAGGAGCATCCATCCTTGATTCTCCAATGCACTCAAG GTTCAAACTTCAATAGCAAAACGAGTGAGGAATATACACATGGAGCGGTGATGCGATTTCGATCAT CTGAGGCCTTTGAGATATTTTTGAGCAGTTCAAGATACAGAGAT GTGTGGGAATCTAAACTCCAACCGATAGCCAGGAAAACACTAGCCATTCATTTTTGTGTGGATCCAGTGGGCACTGAGATAATGTAG